From the Accumulibacter sp. genome, one window contains:
- a CDS encoding NAD(P)-dependent alcohol dehydrogenase yields the protein MIKTKAYAAQSSSSALAPFELHRRNPGAEDVQIEILYCGVCHSDLHTVRGEWHNTQYPCVPGHEIVGRVVAVGDGVRGFKLGDLAGVGCMIDSCGHCHSCHEGEEQYCENGFTGTYNGPVFGGENTFGGYSRTIVVKESFVLRIRHDEKDLARVAPLLCAGITTYSPLRHWGAGPGRKVGIVGLGGLGHMGVKIAHAMGAHVVLFTTSPGKIADGKQLGADVVCISTSPEQMAAQANQLDFILNTVAAPHSLDAYLQLLRRDGTMALVGAPAEPHPPSNVFNLIFKRRRIAGSLIGGIRETQEMLDFCADHGIVSDIETIPIAYINTAYERMLKSDVKYRFVIDMASL from the coding sequence ATGATCAAGACCAAAGCCTACGCAGCGCAAAGCAGCTCGAGCGCGCTGGCACCCTTTGAACTGCACCGCCGCAACCCGGGCGCGGAGGATGTGCAGATCGAGATTCTGTATTGCGGCGTTTGCCATTCGGATCTGCACACGGTTCGCGGCGAGTGGCACAACACCCAGTACCCCTGTGTTCCCGGGCACGAAATCGTCGGCCGGGTCGTCGCCGTCGGTGATGGCGTTCGCGGCTTCAAGCTCGGTGATCTGGCCGGCGTCGGTTGCATGATCGACAGCTGTGGGCATTGCCATTCGTGCCATGAGGGCGAAGAGCAGTACTGCGAAAACGGTTTCACCGGAACCTACAACGGTCCGGTGTTCGGCGGCGAGAATACCTTCGGCGGCTATTCGCGAACGATCGTCGTCAAGGAGTCCTTTGTCCTGCGCATCCGGCACGACGAGAAGGATCTGGCGCGTGTCGCCCCCCTCCTCTGCGCCGGCATCACGACCTACTCGCCGCTGCGCCATTGGGGCGCCGGACCGGGCAGGAAGGTCGGCATCGTCGGTCTCGGCGGACTTGGCCACATGGGGGTCAAGATCGCGCACGCGATGGGCGCCCACGTCGTCCTGTTCACCACCTCACCGGGCAAGATCGCCGACGGCAAGCAGCTTGGCGCCGATGTGGTATGCATTTCCACCAGTCCCGAACAGATGGCTGCCCAGGCCAACCAACTGGATTTCATCCTGAACACGGTGGCGGCACCGCACAGCCTCGACGCCTATCTGCAACTGCTCAGGCGCGACGGCACGATGGCACTGGTCGGCGCCCCGGCAGAGCCGCACCCGCCGTCGAATGTCTTCAACCTGATCTTCAAGCGCCGCCGCATCGCCGGCTCGCTGATCGGCGGCATACGCGAAACGCAGGAGATGCTCGATTTCTGCGCCGACCATGGCATCGTTTCCGACATCGAGACGATCCCGATCGCTTACATCAATACGGCCTACGAGCGGATGCTGAAGAGCGACGTCAAGTACCGCTTCGTGATTGACATGGCCAGCCTTTGA
- a CDS encoding potassium-transporting ATPase subunit F, producing MSLLTILAGLAAGGLLVYLIAALLFPEDFS from the coding sequence ATGAGCCTGCTCACCATCCTCGCCGGCCTCGCCGCCGGCGGCCTGTTGGTCTATCTGATCGCGGCGCTGCTCTTTCCGGAGGACTTCTCATGA